In Bacillota bacterium, the following proteins share a genomic window:
- a CDS encoding serine hydroxymethyltransferase has protein sequence MDYIKQYVMPVDPELAEAIEREEKRQSSKLELIASENFVSRAVMAAQGCVMTNKYAEGYPGKRYYGGCECVDIAEELARERVKKIFGAEHANVQPHSGAQANTAVYFAVLKPGDTVLGMNLSHGGHLTHGSPVNLSGMYFNFVAYGVDPKTEQIDYDELRRIARANKPKLIVAGASAYPRTIDFARFKEIADEVGAMLMVDMAHIAGLVAAGLHPNPVPYADIVTSTTHKTLRGPRGGLILCKEAYAARIDKAVFPGIQGGPLMHVIAAKAVCFKEAMTEEFREYQRQIIRNASALAQKLQELNFRLVSGGTDNHLMLVDVRAQQLTGKEAEKLLDEVGITVNKNTIPYDPQGPMVTSGIRIGTPAVTTRGLKEEDMAQIAYAIALVLNDPQSDEAQNKARQIVADLCARYPLYQS, from the coding sequence ATGGATTACATTAAACAGTATGTTATGCCGGTTGACCCGGAACTGGCCGAAGCCATCGAGCGGGAAGAGAAGCGCCAGTCGAGCAAACTTGAACTGATTGCGTCGGAGAACTTTGTCAGCCGGGCGGTGATGGCGGCCCAGGGCTGTGTGATGACCAATAAGTACGCCGAGGGGTATCCCGGCAAACGGTACTACGGTGGATGTGAATGTGTTGATATCGCCGAAGAACTGGCCCGCGAGCGGGTGAAAAAGATTTTTGGCGCGGAGCACGCCAACGTGCAGCCGCACTCGGGAGCCCAGGCAAACACCGCGGTCTACTTTGCGGTGCTGAAACCGGGTGACACCGTCCTGGGGATGAACCTCTCCCACGGCGGTCACTTGACCCACGGCAGCCCAGTCAACCTGTCCGGGATGTATTTCAATTTTGTGGCCTACGGGGTTGACCCGAAAACAGAGCAGATCGACTACGACGAACTGCGGCGGATTGCCCGCGCGAACAAACCGAAGCTGATCGTGGCCGGGGCAAGTGCCTATCCCCGGACGATTGATTTTGCCCGTTTTAAAGAAATTGCCGATGAGGTCGGGGCAATGCTGATGGTGGACATGGCCCACATCGCCGGCCTGGTGGCGGCTGGCCTGCACCCGAACCCGGTACCATACGCCGATATTGTCACCAGTACCACCCACAAAACCCTGCGGGGACCGCGTGGTGGTCTGATCCTGTGCAAGGAGGCCTACGCGGCCAGGATCGATAAGGCTGTTTTTCCCGGTATCCAGGGAGGGCCCCTGATGCACGTAATCGCGGCGAAGGCGGTCTGCTTTAAGGAAGCGATGACGGAGGAGTTCCGAGAGTACCAGCGGCAAATCATTCGCAACGCCAGCGCGCTGGCCCAAAAACTGCAAGAATTAAATTTCCGGCTGGTTTCGGGAGGGACCGACAACCACCTGATGCTGGTAGATGTGCGCGCCCAGCAGTTGACCGGCAAAGAAGCCGAAAAACTCCTTGACGAAGTGGGCATCACCGTCAACAAGAACACCATTCCCTACGACCCGCAGGGACCGATGGTTACCAGCGGGATCCGGATTGGTACCCCGGCGGTGACAACGCGGGGATTAAAGGAAGAGGATATGGCGCAGATCGCTTATGCCATTGCCCTGGTCCTCAACGACCCGCAAAGCGATGAAGCCCAAAACAAAGCCAGACAGATCGTGGCCGACCTGTGCGCCCGGTATCCGCTGTACCAGTCATAA
- the prmC gene encoding peptide chain release factor N(5)-glutamine methyltransferase, translating to MKKTNWTVREVLAWTAQYFFQQGVEHPRLEAELLLAHVLGQTRVKLYINFDQPLQPNELAAYRELIKRRVQGYPLAYLTGQREFMSLTFEVNPAVLIPRPETETLVETAVELVRDAVRRYLATDGPVELPPIRIAEAGTGSGAIAVSLARFLPAAQVWATDISPAALAVAQRNAERHGVADRVRFYEGDLLEPLLEPTSCGQFALVVANLPYIPTPEIPRLAREVRCEPVLALDGGADGLDLYRRLVPQAARLLKSGGYLVMEIGFDQGKAAAALLAGEDWHPPRIKPDLAGRDRVVVVQKK from the coding sequence ATGAAGAAAACCAACTGGACCGTCCGCGAAGTACTGGCGTGGACGGCTCAATATTTTTTCCAGCAGGGAGTCGAACACCCGCGGCTGGAGGCGGAGCTTCTGTTGGCGCATGTCCTGGGGCAGACGCGGGTTAAACTTTACATCAACTTTGACCAACCACTGCAGCCCAACGAACTCGCTGCGTATCGGGAACTGATCAAGCGCCGGGTCCAGGGCTATCCTTTGGCTTATTTGACCGGCCAGCGGGAATTCATGTCGCTGACTTTTGAGGTCAACCCGGCTGTTTTGATCCCGCGCCCCGAAACGGAGACTCTGGTGGAAACCGCGGTAGAACTGGTCAGAGATGCGGTGCGGCGGTACCTGGCGACAGACGGGCCGGTGGAACTGCCCCCGATCCGCATCGCCGAAGCGGGGACGGGCAGCGGGGCCATCGCGGTCAGCCTGGCCAGGTTTCTTCCCGCGGCGCAGGTTTGGGCGACCGATATTTCTCCGGCCGCGCTGGCGGTGGCCCAGCGCAACGCGGAACGGCACGGCGTGGCTGACCGGGTGCGGTTTTATGAAGGAGATTTGCTGGAGCCATTGCTTGAACCAACCAGCTGCGGCCAATTTGCGTTGGTAGTAGCTAACTTACCTTACATCCCGACGCCGGAAATTCCCAGATTGGCCAGGGAGGTCCGCTGTGAACCGGTGCTGGCTCTGGATGGGGGAGCGGACGGGTTGGACCTTTACCGCCGGCTGGTGCCGCAGGCGGCCCGCCTCTTGAAGTCCGGCGGTTATCTGGTGATGGAGATCGGCTTCGACCAGGGAAAAGCGGCGGCGGCCCTCCTGGCCGGGGAGGATTGGCACCCACCGCGCATCAAACCGGATCTGGCCGGCCGCGACCGCGTCGTGGTTGTTCAGAAGAAGTAG
- a CDS encoding F0F1 ATP synthase subunit gamma, translated as MPGVRDIKRRIRSVNNTKQITKAMEMVAAAKLRRAQEKAVMSRPFANKITEVLERLITSETVAEHPFLQVRPVKSIGYVVIAGDRGLCGAFNTNIIRKAVQSLPKGDTDVSYGLVTVGRKVRDFFRKRRYPVQGEFVNIGDSPSFVQAREIARFVVNLYQDGIFDEVYLVYGEFVTALQQRPVVQKVLPVEKPEVKRTETGLLSANDYIYEPSPAELLSILLPKYVETQVYRALLESKASEHGARMTAMGAATDNASEMIDRLTLSMNKARQAAITKELIDIVSGANAVKR; from the coding sequence ATGCCAGGAGTACGTGATATCAAGCGACGGATCCGTAGCGTTAACAACACCAAGCAGATCACCAAGGCGATGGAGATGGTTGCCGCGGCCAAGTTGCGTCGGGCGCAGGAAAAAGCGGTGATGTCCCGCCCGTTCGCCAACAAGATCACGGAGGTCTTGGAGCGGTTGATCACCTCGGAAACCGTGGCCGAGCACCCGTTTCTCCAGGTCCGGCCGGTGAAGTCGATCGGCTACGTGGTCATCGCTGGCGACCGCGGTCTCTGCGGAGCCTTCAACACGAATATTATCCGTAAAGCGGTCCAGAGTTTACCGAAAGGTGACACGGACGTTTCCTACGGGCTGGTGACGGTTGGCCGCAAGGTGCGTGACTTTTTCCGCAAGCGGCGCTACCCGGTTCAGGGTGAGTTTGTCAACATCGGCGACAGTCCCAGCTTTGTTCAAGCCAGGGAGATCGCCCGGTTCGTGGTTAACCTGTACCAGGACGGAATTTTCGACGAGGTGTATCTGGTCTACGGAGAGTTTGTCACTGCCTTGCAGCAGCGGCCGGTCGTCCAGAAGGTTTTGCCGGTGGAGAAGCCGGAAGTCAAACGGACCGAGACGGGGCTGCTCAGCGCGAACGATTACATCTACGAGCCATCGCCAGCAGAACTCTTATCGATTCTCCTGCCGAAATACGTGGAGACTCAGGTTTACCGGGCTCTCCTGGAGTCCAAAGCCAGTGAGCACGGAGCCCGGATGACGGCGATGGGGGCGGCGACCGACAACGCAAGCGAAATGATCGATAGACTCACCTTATCAATGAACAAGGCACGGCAAGCCGCGATCACCAAAGAATTGATTGATATTGTCAGCGGCGCGAATGCAGTCAAAAGGTAA
- the atpB gene encoding F0F1 ATP synthase subunit A: MRLHSDVLFYLGSVPVYSLTVTSWAIIALLGLLFYFGTRNMQRFPRGLQNVMEAIVEGLFNFFAGIMGEERARRYMPLLGTFFLFILVSNYSGLLPGSGEIPGFKAPTSDWNVTGALAIIVFFSVQYFGIKVHGLHYFKHFVTPHWLFLPLNILEQFARPLSLTLRLFGNIFGEEMIIAFLLGMAPFLVPLPMMALGLLTGLIQAFVFTILATSYITEATEVEHH; this comes from the coding sequence ATGAGGTTGCATTCAGATGTATTGTTTTACCTGGGATCAGTACCGGTCTACAGCCTGACAGTGACTTCCTGGGCGATTATCGCTTTGTTGGGATTACTGTTCTACTTCGGGACCAGAAACATGCAGCGTTTCCCGCGCGGTCTACAAAACGTGATGGAAGCGATTGTGGAGGGCCTGTTTAACTTCTTTGCCGGGATCATGGGTGAAGAGAGAGCCAGAAGATACATGCCCTTGCTGGGGACATTCTTTCTCTTTATTCTGGTGTCGAACTATTCGGGTTTATTACCCGGATCCGGTGAAATTCCCGGGTTCAAGGCGCCAACTAGTGATTGGAACGTAACTGGTGCGCTGGCCATTATCGTCTTCTTCTCTGTCCAGTACTTTGGTATTAAAGTCCACGGTCTCCATTATTTTAAGCACTTTGTTACTCCGCACTGGTTATTCTTGCCGCTGAACATTCTTGAACAATTTGCCCGGCCATTGTCTCTCACCCTCCGTCTATTCGGCAACATCTTTGGTGAGGAGATGATCATCGCCTTCCTGCTGGGGATGGCACCATTCCTGGTGCCGCTGCCGATGATGGCGCTGGGCCTGTTGACGGGATTAATCCAGGCTTTCGTGTTTACTATTCTGGCCACCAGCTACATCACTGAAGCCACAGAAGTTGAGCACCATTAA
- a CDS encoding manganese efflux pump produces MNLSTLLLVAIALGTDALSVAIGIGISGIRRRDIALLSGVISFFHVLMPLIGLFLGSVLGVMIGQYAALIGAGGLVLIGLQMVWHHLPEQAPTVVSWQEWRERSGRVAVTATRCYAPTLGGMVVLAGSVSLDALSVGFSLGTIRVNLPFAVMTMGVVAGLMTVVGLVFGRRLGGWLGEKAGVVGGAILVLIGVRMLLL; encoded by the coding sequence ATGAACTTAAGCACCCTCCTCCTAGTTGCCATAGCTTTGGGAACCGATGCCCTGTCGGTCGCGATTGGTATTGGGATAAGCGGAATCAGACGCCGGGACATTGCCCTTCTGTCGGGAGTTATTAGCTTTTTCCACGTTCTCATGCCCTTGATTGGCCTCTTCCTTGGTTCTGTCTTAGGAGTCATGATCGGCCAGTATGCTGCGCTGATCGGCGCAGGGGGCCTGGTGCTCATCGGCTTGCAGATGGTTTGGCACCACCTTCCCGAACAGGCCCCGACGGTTGTTTCGTGGCAAGAATGGCGGGAGCGGTCGGGGCGGGTGGCCGTAACGGCAACGCGCTGCTATGCCCCCACTTTAGGCGGGATGGTGGTATTGGCGGGAAGTGTCAGCCTGGATGCTCTCAGTGTTGGCTTCAGCCTGGGCACCATCCGGGTGAATTTACCATTCGCGGTCATGACGATGGGAGTGGTCGCGGGTTTAATGACGGTCGTCGGGTTGGTTTTTGGCCGCCGCCTGGGGGGTTGGCTGGGTGAGAAAGCGGGTGTTGTAGGAGGAGCAATTTTGGTGCTGATCGGAGTCAGGATGCTTTTACTGTAA
- a CDS encoding threonylcarbamoyl-AMP synthase, whose protein sequence is MSTQYLKVHPDQPEPELIAIAAEIIHRGGLVGFPTETVYGLGANAWDQAAVARIFQAKGRPGDNPLIVHVAEPAMVRTLVSELPPLAEQLITQFWPGPLTLVLPRSAQVPDEVTAGLETVAVRMPAHPVALALISAAQVPIAAPSANRSGRPSPTTAEHVLADLGGKIEAILDGGPTGIGVESTVLDLTAGVPTILRPGGVTREELAVVLGQVAIDPHVEGKGVLSAGGGLLAAPRSPGMKYTHYAPNAPLILVEGEESRVVEHILTLRARYRQSGKRVAVLARAETAGYYRQHHPPEFLAVLGGRDELAVVAARLYRTLRACDEAGVDVILAEGFPTQGLGAAVMNRLRRAAGQNIVLV, encoded by the coding sequence ATTTCCACGCAATACCTGAAAGTTCATCCAGACCAACCAGAACCAGAATTAATCGCCATCGCGGCCGAGATCATCCACCGGGGAGGCTTGGTTGGCTTTCCGACCGAAACAGTTTACGGCCTGGGTGCGAACGCGTGGGATCAAGCGGCGGTAGCCAGAATTTTTCAGGCCAAGGGTCGCCCGGGCGACAATCCCCTGATTGTTCACGTGGCGGAGCCGGCCATGGTCAGGACTCTGGTCAGCGAACTTCCACCGCTGGCTGAACAGTTGATTACGCAGTTCTGGCCGGGGCCTTTGACCCTGGTTTTACCCAGGAGTGCGCAGGTGCCGGACGAAGTGACGGCTGGTCTGGAGACAGTGGCGGTGAGAATGCCGGCGCACCCGGTCGCGCTGGCTTTAATAAGTGCGGCCCAGGTACCCATCGCTGCCCCCAGCGCGAATCGCTCTGGGCGCCCCAGCCCGACGACGGCAGAACACGTCCTGGCTGACCTGGGCGGTAAAATTGAGGCCATCCTCGATGGGGGGCCGACCGGTATCGGGGTGGAATCAACCGTCTTGGACCTTACGGCTGGTGTGCCTACCATCCTGCGCCCGGGTGGAGTAACCCGGGAGGAACTGGCCGTTGTGCTTGGCCAGGTGGCAATAGATCCTCATGTGGAAGGAAAAGGGGTTTTGTCGGCAGGCGGAGGTCTGCTTGCAGCCCCCCGATCGCCGGGCATGAAATACACCCACTACGCACCCAATGCCCCATTAATTCTGGTGGAAGGAGAAGAATCCCGCGTCGTGGAGCATATCTTGACATTAAGGGCTCGCTACCGACAGTCGGGTAAACGGGTGGCGGTTCTGGCCCGGGCAGAAACAGCCGGTTATTACCGTCAGCACCACCCCCCTGAATTTCTGGCGGTGCTGGGGGGGCGGGACGAGCTGGCCGTAGTAGCGGCAAGGCTGTACCGGACGCTGCGGGCGTGTGATGAAGCCGGTGTGGATGTTATCCTGGCGGAAGGATTCCCGACGCAGGGACTGGGAGCGGCGGTGATGAATCGGCTCCGGCGCGCAGCCGGTCAGAACATTGTTCTGGTTTGA
- the rpiB gene encoding ribose 5-phosphate isomerase B: protein MRIAIGSDHGGFELKENIKQWLSEKGYQFVDMGCHSLEAVDYPDYALKVAEVVSRGEFERGILICGTGIGISIAANKVPGIRAALCHETFSAVASREHNDANILVMGGRVIGPGLARQITEFWLQTEFAGGRHACRVAKIAALEKKYCGR from the coding sequence ATGCGGATCGCGATCGGCAGCGACCATGGCGGCTTTGAATTGAAGGAAAATATCAAGCAGTGGCTGTCGGAAAAAGGGTATCAATTTGTGGACATGGGCTGTCACTCGCTGGAGGCAGTGGATTATCCTGACTACGCTCTGAAAGTCGCCGAAGTGGTGAGCCGGGGAGAATTTGAGCGGGGGATCTTGATCTGCGGCACGGGGATCGGTATTTCCATCGCCGCCAATAAAGTTCCCGGTATCCGGGCCGCTCTTTGCCACGAAACATTTTCGGCTGTTGCCTCGCGGGAGCATAATGACGCGAACATTCTGGTCATGGGCGGGCGAGTAATCGGGCCAGGTCTGGCGAGGCAAATCACTGAGTTCTGGCTGCAGACCGAATTCGCCGGCGGCCGGCACGCGTGCCGGGTGGCCAAGATCGCCGCGCTGGAGAAAAAATATTGTGGTAGATAA
- a CDS encoding F0F1 ATP synthase subunit alpha yields the protein MSIRPEEISSILKQQIERYQAQVDISSVGTVIQVGDGIARVYGLQNAMAGELLEFPGGVMGMVLNLEEDNIGAVLLGPYQQIKEGDTVKSTGRIMEVPVGKALIGRVVNAIGQPIDGKGPIVTDKFRPIEKIAWGVVYRKSVHQPMQTGLKAIDSMVPIGRGQRELIIGDRQTGKTALAVDAIINQKGQNMLCIYVAIGQKLSTVAGVVQKLEEHGAMDYTTVVAATASEPAPLLYVAPYAGVAMAEEFMENDHAHVLIIYDDLSKHAVAYRELSLLLRRPPGREAYPGDVFYLHSRLLERACKLNDALGAGSITALPIIETQAGDVSAYIPTNVISITDGQIYLETDLFFAGQRPAINVGLSVSRVGGAAQIKAMKQVAGRLRLDLAQYRELAAFAQFGSDLDKATQARLARGERTMEILKQGQYEPMPVEEQVVVIYTAVNGFLDDIEVEKVKAFEAEFLKFMRGTYPDILKAIATEGVISDATTAKLNKAIQEFKTIFVA from the coding sequence ATGAGTATTAGACCTGAAGAAATCAGTTCGATCCTGAAACAGCAGATCGAGCGCTACCAGGCCCAGGTTGATATCAGCAGCGTCGGCACCGTTATTCAGGTCGGTGATGGTATCGCCCGGGTTTACGGACTGCAGAATGCGATGGCCGGCGAACTCCTCGAGTTTCCCGGCGGCGTGATGGGCATGGTGCTAAACCTGGAAGAAGACAACATCGGGGCGGTGCTCCTTGGCCCATATCAACAGATCAAAGAAGGTGATACCGTTAAGTCAACCGGCCGGATCATGGAAGTGCCGGTCGGTAAAGCCCTGATCGGGCGGGTCGTGAACGCGATTGGCCAGCCGATTGACGGCAAGGGGCCAATTGTCACCGATAAATTCCGTCCCATCGAGAAAATTGCCTGGGGCGTGGTTTACCGGAAATCCGTGCATCAACCAATGCAGACTGGTCTGAAGGCCATTGACTCGATGGTGCCGATCGGCCGTGGTCAACGGGAACTGATCATCGGTGACCGGCAAACTGGTAAAACAGCCCTGGCGGTTGACGCGATCATCAACCAGAAGGGCCAGAACATGCTTTGTATTTATGTGGCCATCGGCCAAAAGCTGTCTACTGTTGCTGGCGTAGTGCAGAAGCTGGAAGAACACGGGGCCATGGATTATACAACGGTGGTCGCGGCGACCGCTTCTGAGCCCGCTCCGCTGCTGTACGTTGCGCCGTATGCCGGCGTGGCCATGGCCGAAGAGTTCATGGAAAACGACCACGCGCACGTCCTGATTATTTACGATGACCTGTCCAAACACGCGGTGGCGTACCGCGAACTGTCACTGCTCTTGCGCCGGCCGCCGGGACGCGAGGCTTACCCGGGCGACGTTTTCTACCTGCACTCGCGCCTGTTGGAGCGGGCTTGTAAGTTGAATGACGCTCTGGGAGCCGGTTCGATTACCGCCTTGCCGATCATCGAGACCCAGGCGGGCGACGTGTCGGCCTACATCCCCACGAACGTTATTTCCATTACTGACGGCCAGATCTACTTAGAGACTGACCTCTTCTTCGCCGGTCAGCGTCCGGCCATCAACGTTGGCTTGTCCGTATCCCGGGTTGGTGGTGCGGCGCAGATCAAGGCCATGAAGCAGGTCGCCGGCCGTCTCCGCCTTGACCTGGCCCAATACCGTGAGTTGGCCGCGTTTGCTCAGTTCGGCTCAGACCTGGATAAGGCCACCCAGGCGCGTCTGGCGCGTGGTGAGCGGACGATGGAAATCCTGAAGCAAGGCCAGTACGAACCGATGCCGGTTGAGGAGCAGGTGGTGGTGATTTACACCGCAGTCAACGGTTTCCTGGATGATATTGAAGTCGAGAAAGTCAAGGCCTTCGAAGCCGAGTTTCTGAAGTTCATGCGGGGCACTTACCCCGATATCCTGAAAGCGATCGCCACGGAAGGAGTTATTTCTGACGCGACAACCGCTAAGCTAAACAAGGCCATCCAAGAATTTAAGACAATCTTTGTCGCTTAG
- a CDS encoding AtpZ/AtpI family protein, whose protein sequence is MALSMATNMAAAVAVGYFFGVFLDKTFGTKPWLTLLMFLLGVATGLKMMYETAFPRGSDESKPGKDNAKKDTDSK, encoded by the coding sequence ATGGCGCTGTCGATGGCCACGAATATGGCGGCTGCCGTTGCGGTGGGATATTTCTTTGGCGTATTCCTCGATAAGACGTTTGGCACTAAACCGTGGCTGACCCTCCTCATGTTCCTGCTCGGGGTAGCGACCGGGCTTAAGATGATGTATGAAACCGCGTTTCCCCGGGGAAGCGACGAATCCAAGCCAGGAAAGGACAATGCTAAGAAGGATACAGATAGTAAATGA
- the atpE gene encoding ATP synthase F0 subunit C has product MEQSGLIALGAALAVGIAATGAGVGQGIASGKAFESIARQPETVGTVRTLLFIALAFMETLTIYGLLIAFMLIGKMA; this is encoded by the coding sequence ATGGAACAATCTGGACTGATCGCTCTGGGCGCTGCTCTAGCGGTAGGTATCGCGGCGACTGGCGCGGGTGTTGGTCAAGGTATTGCCTCTGGTAAAGCCTTTGAAAGTATCGCCCGTCAACCTGAAACCGTAGGCACAGTCAGAACACTGCTCTTTATTGCCTTAGCATTCATGGAAACCCTGACGATTTATGGTTTGCTCATCGCATTCATGCTAATCGGTAAAATGGCGTAA
- a CDS encoding nucleotide pyrophosphohydrolase, whose product MKTKIIALPRLNNLSPTLESTALKLMEETGELAQAIGKFRGLNGERVERDEAEIMKLISRELLDVAQTAVSMMFVLEEQYGVNIKEAINEHLEKLYRKGYLSHQ is encoded by the coding sequence ATGAAGACTAAAATCATTGCCCTGCCGCGGCTGAACAACCTGTCTCCCACCTTGGAATCAACCGCGCTCAAACTGATGGAGGAAACGGGCGAGCTGGCGCAGGCCATTGGCAAATTCCGGGGGCTGAACGGCGAGCGGGTTGAACGCGATGAGGCGGAGATCATGAAACTGATCAGCCGGGAATTGTTGGACGTGGCCCAAACGGCTGTTTCGATGATGTTTGTCTTAGAAGAACAGTACGGGGTCAACATAAAAGAAGCGATCAACGAGCACCTGGAAAAACTCTACCGGAAGGGTTACCTGTCCCACCAATAG
- a CDS encoding F0F1 ATP synthase subunit delta: MLNESVARRYAAAFFAIAQERNELGRLEHELELVVGTLKSDPQLVRLFTHKLISPSDKKAMLKELFAGQVSPITMNFLNLLIDKKREGHLENILKQFVEMANEARNITDASVVSAIELSYEDQKDLQERLSKLTGKNIRLKTSVDPKLIGGIVIRVGDRVLDGSLIKRLHVLKNNLMKAQLKSV, encoded by the coding sequence ATGCTAAACGAAAGCGTCGCCCGCCGTTACGCCGCAGCGTTCTTTGCCATTGCTCAGGAGAGAAACGAGCTGGGACGGCTTGAGCACGAACTGGAGCTGGTCGTGGGAACGCTCAAGTCCGATCCGCAGTTGGTGCGGCTCTTTACCCATAAGCTGATCTCGCCGTCCGATAAAAAGGCAATGCTTAAGGAATTGTTTGCGGGCCAAGTGTCCCCGATCACGATGAATTTTCTTAACTTGTTGATCGATAAGAAGCGGGAAGGCCACCTGGAAAACATTTTGAAGCAGTTTGTGGAAATGGCGAACGAGGCCCGCAACATTACTGATGCCAGTGTGGTTTCCGCCATCGAACTGTCCTATGAGGACCAAAAAGATTTGCAAGAACGGTTATCGAAGCTCACGGGCAAGAATATTCGCTTGAAGACTTCCGTCGATCCGAAGCTGATCGGCGGGATCGTGATTCGTGTCGGTGACCGCGTCCTTGACGGTAGCCTTATTAAGCGGCTCCATGTATTGAAGAACAACCTGATGAAAGCCCAGTTAAAGTCAGTTTAA
- the atpF gene encoding F0F1 ATP synthase subunit B, translating into MLILVTAGSAAASAEGGVPSPAPYKMMWAAINFFILLAILYKFAYNPILQMLDDRRNTIESSLRHAEEVRADVERMMNEAEASLMNARKEAQEIVARASKLGEETREEIVAKAKEEANAERARAIAEIQSEKEKALAELRDTAATLAIMAAEKVLGKAITVEDHQRMVKEFVNEVGDRLC; encoded by the coding sequence ATGCTGATCCTGGTGACAGCCGGCTCGGCCGCGGCGTCAGCAGAGGGTGGTGTACCATCGCCGGCCCCATACAAGATGATGTGGGCAGCTATTAACTTTTTTATTCTCTTGGCAATTTTATACAAGTTTGCTTATAATCCCATTCTTCAGATGCTCGATGACCGGCGTAATACCATTGAGAGTTCATTACGACATGCGGAAGAAGTTCGGGCAGATGTGGAACGGATGATGAACGAAGCCGAGGCTAGTTTGATGAACGCCAGAAAAGAAGCGCAGGAAATTGTGGCTCGCGCCAGCAAGCTAGGGGAAGAAACCCGGGAAGAAATCGTAGCCAAAGCGAAGGAAGAAGCCAATGCTGAACGGGCTCGCGCGATCGCCGAGATCCAGAGCGAGAAAGAAAAAGCCCTGGCCGAATTGCGCGATACCGCTGCTACTCTGGCCATCATGGCTGCAGAGAAGGTTTTGGGTAAGGCCATTACCGTTGAGGATCATCAGAGGATGGTAAAAGAGTTTGTAAACGAGGTAGGGGATAGATTATGCTAA
- a CDS encoding dCMP deaminase family protein: MDLAELVARRSTCLRRQVGAVLVDGEHIISTGYNGAPTGLPHCFDTGCLREQLQVPPGERHELCVSVHAEQNVIIQAALHGSSTKGATLYCTHQPCSLCAKMIINAQIRKIVFKGDYPDTLAQQLLEAAGVELVRMSHQNGEKDHED, translated from the coding sequence ATGGATCTGGCTGAGCTGGTCGCCCGCCGTTCCACCTGTCTCCGCCGTCAGGTCGGCGCGGTCCTGGTGGATGGTGAGCATATCATCTCCACTGGCTATAACGGTGCGCCCACCGGCCTGCCCCATTGTTTTGATACCGGTTGTTTAAGAGAGCAACTGCAGGTTCCCCCGGGCGAGCGCCACGAACTCTGCGTCTCTGTCCATGCGGAGCAAAACGTGATTATTCAGGCGGCCCTGCACGGCAGTTCGACAAAGGGGGCAACCCTCTACTGCACCCACCAGCCCTGTAGTCTGTGCGCCAAGATGATCATTAACGCCCAAATCCGCAAAATCGTCTTTAAAGGAGATTATCCAGACACCCTGGCCCAACAGCTCCTGGAGGCGGCCGGTGTCGAACTGGTGAGAATGTCGCACCAAAATGGAGAGAAAGACCATGAAGACTAA